A window of the Gossypium hirsutum isolate 1008001.06 chromosome A05, Gossypium_hirsutum_v2.1, whole genome shotgun sequence genome harbors these coding sequences:
- the LOC107957109 gene encoding VAN3-binding protein isoform X1: MDFNSTPSPSEVRPETMDFLSRAWCDFAVHALQPELHDQSIVILDNPTKKFESDSPISFTKMEKSIKIDATDFNSSLPPWKSNDVKSWIWMQQAMHPELNYNSCLRKKWIPWKIVPFKGISIKKWLKEMKAKRKEEERLQRAEVHAAISVAGLAAALAAIAAETSKRNDCNPTKEAAIASAAALVATQCAKVAEAMGAKKEQLGSVIGSAMSGTSASDILTLTASANASLRGAGTLKARTECKNRSSGGAPILPIEDNNDLPFEFEKCRSILAKGAELGVETPDGKYMVRSVSIALDGESKVILKLRKLSLLKSKKECIVLDQHAELYRDPEAEETTDTCYVIVLTTNFGTIKVDMVDDYLCYKTWATTIHHMLMLSTSYTKYQLQFPKN; encoded by the exons ATGGATTTCAATTCCACACCATCGCCTTCGGAGGTACGTCCAGAGACGATGGACTTCCTTTCGCGTGCATGGTGCGACTTTGCAGTTCATGCTCTACAACCTGAGTTACATGATCAATCGATTGTCATCTTAGACAATCCAACCAAGAAATTTGAAAGTGACTCCCCAATTTCATTCACG AAGATGGAGAAAAGCATAAAGATTGATGCTACTGATTTCAACTCTTCTTTGCCACCATGGAAATCCAATGATGTGAAG TCATGGATATGGATGCAACAAGCTATGCATCCAGAACTGAATTACAACAGCTGTCTTCGAAAGAAATGG ATACCGTGGAAGATAGTCCCCTTTAAGGGTATTTCAATCAAGAAATGGTTGAAGGAGATGAAAGCAAAgaggaaagaagaagagagaCTACAAAGAGCTGAAGTGCACGCAGCAATATCAGTGGCAGGGCTAGCAGCAGCACTGGCTGCGATTGCCGCTGAAACCTCGAAAAGGAATGATTGTAACCCAACCAAGGAGGCTGCTATAGCCTCGGCAGCTGCTCTGGTTGCCACACAATGCGCCAAAGTGGCAGAAGCAATGGGGGCTAAGAAGGAGCAGCTTGGCAGTGTTATAGGTTCAGCCATGAGTGGTACAAGTGCAAGTGATATCTTAACACTAACTGCTTCAGCTAATGCAT CATTAAGAGGAGCTGGTACACTTAAAGCAAGAACAGAATGCAAGAACAGATCCAGTGGCGGTGCCCCCATCCTTCCAATCGAGGACAACAATGATCTTCCGTTCGAGTTTGAGAAGTGCAGGTCAATACTAGCAAAGGGCGCCGAGTTAGGTGTAGAAACACCTGATG GGAAATACATGGTCAGATCAGTGTCCATTGCACTTGATGGTGAATCAAAG GTCATTCTTAAATTAAGAAAGCTCAGCCTGTTAAAAAGCAAGAAAGAAT GCATTGTACTGGACCAGCATGCCGAGCTGTATAGAGATCCCGAAGCTGAAGAGACTACTGATACATGTTATGTAATCGTGTTGACGACAAATTTTGGGACGATTAAGGTAGACATGGTAGATGATTATCTATGTTATAAGACATGGGCAACAACCATTCATCACATGCTCATGCTTTCCACATCTTATACCAAATATCAACTTCAATTCCCCAAAAACTGA
- the LOC107957109 gene encoding VAN3-binding protein isoform X2 — protein sequence MDFNSTPSPSEVRPETMDFLSRAWCDFAVHALQPELHDQSIVILDNPTKKFESDSPISFTKMEKSIKIDATDFNSSLPPWKSNDVKSWIWMQQAMHPELNYNSCLRKKWIPWKIVPFKGISIKKWLKEMKAKRKEEERLQRAEVHAAISVAGLAAALAAIAAETSKRNDCNPTKEAAIASAAALVATQCAKVAEAMGAKKEQLGSVIGSAMSGTSASDILTLTASANASLRGAGTLKARTECKNRSSGGAPILPIEDNNDLPFEFEKCRSILAKGAELGVETPDGKYMVRSVSIALDGESKVILKLRKLSLLKSKKECIVLDQHAELYRDPEAEETTDTCYVIVLTTNFGTIKQKENTEGIEIMGSMHITHKLVQDLRYRVHE from the exons ATGGATTTCAATTCCACACCATCGCCTTCGGAGGTACGTCCAGAGACGATGGACTTCCTTTCGCGTGCATGGTGCGACTTTGCAGTTCATGCTCTACAACCTGAGTTACATGATCAATCGATTGTCATCTTAGACAATCCAACCAAGAAATTTGAAAGTGACTCCCCAATTTCATTCACG AAGATGGAGAAAAGCATAAAGATTGATGCTACTGATTTCAACTCTTCTTTGCCACCATGGAAATCCAATGATGTGAAG TCATGGATATGGATGCAACAAGCTATGCATCCAGAACTGAATTACAACAGCTGTCTTCGAAAGAAATGG ATACCGTGGAAGATAGTCCCCTTTAAGGGTATTTCAATCAAGAAATGGTTGAAGGAGATGAAAGCAAAgaggaaagaagaagagagaCTACAAAGAGCTGAAGTGCACGCAGCAATATCAGTGGCAGGGCTAGCAGCAGCACTGGCTGCGATTGCCGCTGAAACCTCGAAAAGGAATGATTGTAACCCAACCAAGGAGGCTGCTATAGCCTCGGCAGCTGCTCTGGTTGCCACACAATGCGCCAAAGTGGCAGAAGCAATGGGGGCTAAGAAGGAGCAGCTTGGCAGTGTTATAGGTTCAGCCATGAGTGGTACAAGTGCAAGTGATATCTTAACACTAACTGCTTCAGCTAATGCAT CATTAAGAGGAGCTGGTACACTTAAAGCAAGAACAGAATGCAAGAACAGATCCAGTGGCGGTGCCCCCATCCTTCCAATCGAGGACAACAATGATCTTCCGTTCGAGTTTGAGAAGTGCAGGTCAATACTAGCAAAGGGCGCCGAGTTAGGTGTAGAAACACCTGATG GGAAATACATGGTCAGATCAGTGTCCATTGCACTTGATGGTGAATCAAAG GTCATTCTTAAATTAAGAAAGCTCAGCCTGTTAAAAAGCAAGAAAGAAT GCATTGTACTGGACCAGCATGCCGAGCTGTATAGAGATCCCGAAGCTGAAGAGACTACTGATACATGTTATGTAATCGTGTTGACGACAAATTTTGGGACGATTAAG CAAAAGGAGAACACCGAAGGAATTGAAATTATGGGATCCATGCACATCACACACAAGCTGGTGCAAGACCTCCGGTACAGGGTTCATGAATAA